In a genomic window of Leisingera caerulea DSM 24564:
- a CDS encoding AEC family transporter, which produces MVFAVILMGLTPSFLMVGLGGIVRNRLAPQAWQGLDKLNFEVLFPALLFFAASGRPIAVADLGRIGPAVWGILALALGLGLLARRFGPVTFLDFAGAWQTAWRFNTAIAFVALPSVGKELTGQMAVAIGMAVPVANVLAVSALSRGGSLSLRQTALKVALNPFLLASVAGVAVGLSGYRIPAPVLAPAEMLAHAAIPIALLSIGATMNWRALARLDLFNGYLCLVRLVLVPAATLAACLLLRTDPGFAAVLVLFAALPTASAAHVLASAFGADRTLAATLIAQSTLLSAVSLPLWILVIKLVL; this is translated from the coding sequence ATGGTATTTGCAGTCATTCTGATGGGACTCACCCCCAGCTTCCTGATGGTCGGCCTGGGCGGAATTGTTCGTAACCGGCTGGCGCCGCAGGCCTGGCAGGGGCTCGACAAACTCAACTTCGAGGTGCTGTTCCCGGCGCTGCTGTTCTTTGCCGCCAGCGGCCGGCCCATTGCGGTGGCGGATCTGGGCCGCATCGGCCCGGCCGTGTGGGGCATCCTCGCCCTGGCCTTGGGGCTGGGCCTGCTGGCGCGCCGCTTCGGCCCGGTGACGTTCCTCGATTTTGCCGGCGCCTGGCAGACCGCCTGGCGTTTCAACACCGCGATTGCCTTTGTCGCCCTGCCCTCGGTCGGTAAGGAGCTGACAGGGCAGATGGCCGTTGCCATCGGCATGGCGGTGCCGGTCGCAAATGTACTGGCGGTGAGCGCCCTGTCGCGCGGCGGCAGCCTGTCCTTGCGGCAGACCGCGCTGAAGGTTGCGCTGAACCCTTTCCTGCTGGCCTCTGTCGCGGGCGTTGCGGTGGGGCTGTCGGGCTACAGGATCCCCGCACCGGTCCTGGCCCCGGCGGAAATGCTGGCGCACGCGGCGATTCCCATCGCGCTGCTCTCTATCGGCGCCACCATGAACTGGCGGGCCCTGGCGCGGCTGGACCTGTTCAACGGCTATCTCTGCCTGGTGCGGCTGGTTCTGGTGCCGGCCGCAACCCTCGCCGCCTGCTTGCTGCTGCGCACGGACCCCGGCTTTGCCGCGGTTCTGGTGCTGTTTGCCGCCCTGCCCACTGCCTCGGCTGCGCATGTTCTGGCCTCCGCTTTTGGCGCTGACCGAACGCTCGCAGCCACGCTTATCGCGCAGTCCACGTTGCTCAGCGCGGTTTCCCTGCCGCTGTGGATCCTGGTCATCAAGCTTGTGCTTTAA
- a CDS encoding RNA pyrophosphohydrolase encodes MTPEEIAKLPYRPNVGVMLINAEGAVFVGQRKDRYKDAWQMPQGGIDKGEDPRIAALRELEEETGVGPELVEIIAESDGWLPYDLPHDVVPGFWGGKYRGQEQKWYLMRFLGTDEQVNIETDHPEFSAWCWQPVDSLVEKIVPFKREVYARVVEEFQEFL; translated from the coding sequence ATGACGCCGGAAGAGATTGCCAAGCTGCCCTATCGCCCCAACGTAGGCGTGATGCTGATCAACGCAGAGGGCGCGGTGTTCGTTGGGCAGCGCAAGGACCGGTACAAGGACGCCTGGCAAATGCCGCAGGGCGGGATCGACAAGGGCGAGGACCCGCGGATCGCGGCCCTGCGCGAGCTGGAGGAAGAAACCGGCGTGGGGCCGGAGCTGGTGGAGATCATCGCAGAGAGCGATGGCTGGCTGCCTTATGACCTGCCGCATGACGTGGTGCCCGGTTTCTGGGGCGGCAAATACCGCGGGCAGGAGCAGAAGTGGTATCTGATGCGGTTCCTGGGAACGGATGAGCAAGTGAACATCGAAACCGACCACCCGGAATTCTCTGCCTGGTGCTGGCAGCCGGTCGATAGCCTGGTGGAGAAGATCGTGCCCTTCAAGCGTGAGGTCTATGCGCGGGTGGTGGAAGAGTTCCAGGAGTTTTTGTGA
- a CDS encoding EamA family transporter has protein sequence MPIRTLLLTALAPAIWGSSYIVTTSLLPGHSPLVVALLRALPAGLLLLVLVRQLPPLNWLPRLMVLGALNFSLFWVLLFVSAYRLPGGVAATLGAVQPLIVVFLSALLLKTQIRAAAVAASVLSIAGVALLVLTPAAKLDTLGVLAGLGGAASMAAGVVLTRKWQPPVPPLTFTAWQLTAGGLLLVPIALWTVPELPVFTAANIAGLAYMSLIGGALTYILWFRGLARIEPSQVSLLGVLSPLSAVILGWLLLGETLTPNQMLGALLALFSLWLGQARLQRRANRATAPAE, from the coding sequence ATGCCCATCCGCACCCTTCTGCTGACGGCGCTGGCCCCTGCCATCTGGGGCAGCAGCTATATCGTGACGACGTCCCTGCTGCCTGGCCATTCGCCGCTTGTGGTGGCCCTGCTGCGGGCGCTGCCTGCCGGGTTGCTGCTGCTGGTGCTGGTGCGCCAGCTGCCGCCGCTGAATTGGCTGCCGCGCCTTATGGTGCTGGGCGCGCTGAACTTCTCGCTGTTCTGGGTGCTGCTGTTCGTCTCCGCCTACCGCCTGCCGGGCGGAGTCGCCGCCACCCTGGGTGCGGTGCAGCCCCTGATCGTGGTGTTTCTGTCGGCCCTGTTACTGAAAACGCAGATCCGCGCCGCCGCCGTCGCTGCTTCTGTGCTCAGCATTGCGGGCGTGGCCCTGCTGGTTCTGACGCCTGCCGCCAAGCTTGATACGCTGGGCGTGCTGGCGGGTCTGGGCGGAGCGGCGTCGATGGCGGCAGGCGTGGTTCTGACGCGAAAATGGCAGCCGCCGGTGCCGCCGCTCACCTTCACCGCTTGGCAGCTCACCGCGGGCGGTTTGCTGCTGGTCCCCATTGCGCTTTGGACGGTGCCGGAGCTGCCTGTCTTCACCGCCGCCAATATCGCAGGGCTCGCCTATATGAGTCTGATCGGCGGGGCGCTGACCTATATCCTGTGGTTCCGGGGTCTCGCCCGGATCGAACCCTCGCAGGTTTCGCTGCTGGGCGTGCTGAGCCCGCTGTCGGCAGTGATCCTGGGCTGGCTGCTGCTGGGAGAGACGCTGACGCCCAACCAGATGCTGGGCGCGCTGCTGGCCCTGTTCAGCCTGTGGCTCGGCCAAGCCCGGCTGCAGCGGCGCGCGAATCGCGCCACAGCGCCGGCAGAGTAA
- a CDS encoding NADPH-dependent 2,4-dienoyl-CoA reductase: MTAYPNLLAPLDLGFTQLKNRVLMGSMHTGLEETGDWNRVAEFYAARARGGVSLMVTGGIGPNLEGSVLPGAAMMTSAKDVANHSVVTKRVHEAGGKIAMQILHAGRYAYGPKCVAPSPVKSPISPFPPQELDEAGIEKQIADIVNAAQLAQEAGYDGVEIMGSEGYFLNQFLVTHTNKREDRWGGSYENRMRLPIEVVRRTREAVGRDFIIIYRLSMIDLVPNGSTHEEVVQLAQEIEKAGATILNTGIGWHEARIPTIATSVPRAAFAWVTKKLMGKVGIPVITSNRINTPDVAEEVLADGCADMVSMARPMLADADFVAKAEAGHADQIAPCIACNQACLDHTFSGKLTSCLVNPRACHETELVIEPAAAAKTVAIVGAGPAGLSTAVTAAQRGHKVTLFDKSEEIGGQLNMAKQVPGKEEFWGLVDWYRVMVADAGVTLELGREVSADDLTGFDEVVIATGVLPRDPAIPGQDRDNVLSYIDVLRHKKPVGQKVAVIGAGGIGFDVSEFLLEEGHSPATDLPAWMKEWGVADPAEHRAGLAPEGPQPAAPARQVTLLQRKAERHGKRLGKTTGWIHRATLKMKDVEFLGGVNYEKIDEEGLHVSFGEARENPTLVPADTIVLCAGQVSERSLADQLEERGITAHVIGGADVAAELDAKRAINQGTRLAAGL, from the coding sequence ATGACTGCGTACCCCAATCTGCTTGCCCCGCTGGATCTCGGCTTCACCCAGCTCAAGAACCGCGTGCTGATGGGCTCCATGCACACCGGGCTGGAGGAAACCGGCGACTGGAACCGGGTGGCCGAGTTCTATGCCGCCCGCGCCCGCGGCGGTGTCTCCTTGATGGTGACCGGCGGCATCGGCCCCAACCTCGAAGGCTCGGTCCTGCCCGGTGCCGCGATGATGACCAGCGCCAAGGACGTCGCCAATCATTCCGTGGTGACCAAACGCGTCCACGAGGCCGGCGGCAAGATCGCAATGCAGATCCTGCACGCGGGCCGCTATGCCTATGGCCCCAAATGCGTCGCCCCCAGCCCGGTGAAATCGCCGATCTCCCCCTTCCCGCCGCAGGAGCTGGACGAGGCAGGCATCGAGAAGCAGATCGCTGACATCGTGAACGCCGCGCAGCTGGCACAGGAAGCCGGCTATGACGGGGTCGAGATCATGGGGAGCGAGGGCTACTTCCTCAACCAGTTCCTGGTCACCCATACCAACAAGCGCGAGGACCGCTGGGGCGGGTCGTACGAAAACCGCATGCGCCTGCCCATCGAAGTGGTGCGCCGCACCCGCGAGGCCGTGGGCCGCGATTTCATCATCATCTACCGCCTGTCGATGATCGACCTGGTGCCCAACGGCTCCACCCACGAGGAAGTCGTGCAGCTGGCGCAGGAGATCGAAAAGGCCGGCGCCACAATCCTCAACACCGGCATCGGCTGGCACGAGGCGCGCATCCCGACCATCGCGACCAGCGTTCCGCGGGCGGCCTTTGCCTGGGTCACAAAGAAGCTGATGGGCAAGGTCGGCATTCCGGTGATCACATCGAACCGGATTAACACGCCGGACGTGGCGGAAGAGGTGCTGGCGGACGGCTGCGCCGACATGGTGTCGATGGCGCGGCCGATGCTGGCGGATGCGGATTTCGTCGCCAAGGCCGAAGCAGGGCATGCGGACCAGATCGCCCCCTGCATCGCCTGCAACCAGGCCTGCCTTGACCATACATTCAGCGGCAAGCTGACCTCCTGCCTGGTCAACCCGCGCGCCTGCCACGAGACCGAGCTGGTGATCGAACCGGCCGCGGCCGCCAAAACGGTGGCCATCGTCGGCGCTGGTCCCGCCGGTCTGTCCACCGCAGTGACAGCGGCGCAACGGGGGCACAAAGTCACCTTGTTCGACAAGTCTGAAGAGATCGGCGGCCAGCTCAACATGGCCAAACAGGTGCCGGGCAAGGAAGAATTTTGGGGCCTGGTGGACTGGTACCGGGTGATGGTTGCTGATGCAGGCGTCACGCTGGAACTGGGCCGTGAGGTTTCGGCGGATGATCTGACCGGTTTCGACGAGGTGGTAATTGCCACCGGCGTCCTGCCGCGCGATCCGGCCATCCCGGGCCAGGACCGGGACAATGTGCTGAGCTATATTGACGTGCTGCGCCACAAGAAGCCGGTCGGCCAAAAGGTCGCCGTGATCGGCGCCGGCGGCATCGGTTTTGACGTCTCCGAGTTCCTCCTGGAAGAGGGCCACAGCCCCGCCACCGATCTGCCCGCCTGGATGAAGGAATGGGGCGTCGCCGACCCCGCTGAGCATCGCGCGGGCCTTGCCCCCGAGGGTCCGCAACCCGCCGCCCCTGCCCGTCAAGTGACACTCCTGCAGCGCAAGGCCGAACGCCACGGCAAACGCCTCGGCAAGACCACCGGCTGGATCCACCGCGCCACGCTCAAGATGAAGGACGTCGAGTTCCTGGGCGGCGTGAACTACGAGAAAATCGACGAAGAAGGCCTGCACGTGAGCTTCGGCGAGGCCCGGGAGAACCCGACGCTGGTGCCGGCCGATACCATCGTGCTGTGCGCGGGCCAGGTGTCCGAGCGGTCGCTGGCAGATCAGCTGGAAGAACGCGGAATCACCGCCCATGTGATCGGCGGTGCCGACGTGGCTGCGGAACTGGACGCCAAACGCGCCATCAACCAGGGCACGCGGCTGGCAGCCGGCCTCTGA
- a CDS encoding adenosine kinase, which produces MTKTYHLVGIGNAVVDVIAQCEDSFLAEQGIEKGIMQLIERDRCEDLYAAMGNRVLTPGGSVANTIAGAGALGLDAAFIGRVRDDALGKFYADAMNNEGVDFVNPPVTDGELPTSRSMIFVSPDGERSMNTYLGISSEVSSADVPQDVAGNAQIMFLEGYLFDKDKGKTAFLEAARDCREGGGKVGISISDPFCVERHRADFLNLIGNELDFVIGNQDEICALFENSDLEDAMAKTAAICPLVVCTRSGDGVTVLNEGVRIDVPVETIVPVDATGAGDQFAAGFLFGMATGRSMEICARMGCICAGEVIRHIGPRPETHVLHLLEEAGLV; this is translated from the coding sequence ATGACCAAAACCTATCATCTCGTCGGTATCGGCAACGCTGTCGTCGACGTGATTGCGCAGTGCGAGGACAGCTTCCTGGCCGAGCAGGGCATCGAAAAAGGCATCATGCAGCTGATCGAACGCGACCGCTGCGAGGATCTTTATGCAGCGATGGGCAACCGGGTGCTGACCCCCGGCGGCTCGGTGGCCAACACCATCGCGGGCGCCGGCGCGCTGGGGCTGGACGCCGCATTTATTGGCCGGGTCCGCGACGATGCGCTTGGGAAGTTCTACGCAGATGCGATGAACAACGAGGGCGTGGACTTCGTGAACCCGCCGGTCACCGATGGTGAGCTGCCGACTTCACGGTCGATGATCTTTGTCTCGCCCGACGGGGAGCGGTCGATGAACACTTACCTGGGTATTTCCTCAGAAGTGAGTTCGGCAGACGTGCCGCAGGACGTGGCCGGCAACGCGCAGATCATGTTCCTCGAGGGCTACCTGTTCGACAAGGACAAGGGCAAGACCGCCTTTCTGGAGGCCGCCCGCGACTGCCGCGAGGGCGGCGGCAAGGTTGGCATCTCGATTTCCGACCCGTTCTGCGTCGAACGCCACCGGGCCGACTTCCTCAACCTCATCGGCAACGAGCTGGATTTCGTAATCGGCAACCAGGACGAAATCTGCGCCCTGTTCGAAAACAGCGACCTGGAAGACGCAATGGCCAAAACCGCGGCGATCTGCCCGCTGGTGGTCTGCACCCGCTCCGGCGACGGGGTCACGGTGCTGAACGAAGGTGTGCGCATCGACGTGCCGGTCGAGACGATTGTGCCAGTGGATGCCACCGGCGCAGGCGACCAGTTTGCCGCCGGGTTCCTGTTCGGCATGGCCACCGGCCGGAGCATGGAAATCTGCGCCCGGATGGGCTGCATCTGCGCGGGCGAGGTGATCCGCCACATCGGCCCGCGCCCGGAAACCCACGTGCTGCACCTGCTGGAAGAGGCCGGTCTGGTCTAA
- a CDS encoding LysR family transcriptional regulator: protein MDRLTEMEAFANVVDQGGFTDAARKMGISKSAVSKHVSSLEARLGARLLNRTTRRVSPTEIGLAYYDRARRVLNDAGEADALVTSMQSAPSGLLRISVATDFGVNHLSPVLSDFLRDFPDITVNMVLNNRYVELISEGFDMAVRIGELEDSSLRARKLTETTKRMIASPAYLEKFGRPQKIDELNNHKLLHYSSQSSGNVWKITAPSGEKRQVRTSGWLSVNDGQSLLTAAISGLGIAYLPSYLYSEALEEGLVEDVMPSLPVETQGIYAVYPPGKFTQPKVRAFIDFLVAAFADRDPSEWKT, encoded by the coding sequence ATGGACCGACTGACCGAGATGGAGGCCTTTGCCAATGTGGTGGACCAGGGCGGCTTCACCGATGCGGCACGCAAGATGGGGATTTCAAAGTCGGCGGTCTCCAAACATGTCTCCAGCCTGGAAGCCCGCCTGGGCGCACGGCTTTTGAACCGCACCACCCGCCGGGTGTCGCCGACCGAAATCGGTCTGGCCTACTACGACCGTGCCCGCCGGGTGCTGAATGACGCAGGCGAGGCGGATGCGCTGGTCACCTCGATGCAATCCGCGCCCTCGGGCCTTCTGCGGATCTCGGTCGCGACCGACTTCGGCGTCAATCATCTGTCACCGGTGCTGTCCGACTTCCTGCGCGACTTCCCGGACATCACCGTCAACATGGTGCTGAACAATCGCTATGTGGAGCTGATCTCCGAAGGCTTTGACATGGCGGTGCGGATCGGCGAGCTGGAGGACAGCTCCCTGCGCGCCCGCAAACTGACTGAGACCACCAAGCGGATGATCGCCTCCCCCGCCTATCTGGAGAAATTCGGCCGCCCGCAAAAGATCGACGAGCTGAACAATCACAAGCTGCTGCATTACTCCAGCCAGTCCAGCGGCAACGTCTGGAAGATCACCGCTCCTTCCGGCGAAAAGCGGCAGGTGCGCACTTCCGGCTGGCTGTCGGTGAATGACGGCCAGTCGCTGCTGACCGCGGCCATTTCCGGACTCGGAATCGCCTATCTGCCCAGCTACCTCTATTCCGAGGCGCTGGAGGAAGGGCTGGTCGAAGACGTAATGCCCAGCCTGCCGGTCGAGACCCAGGGAATCTACGCGGTTTACCCGCCCGGCAAGTTCACCCAGCCCAAGGTGCGGGCCTTCATCGATTTCCTGGTCGCAGCCTTTGCCGACCGCGACCCGTCCGAATGGAAAACCTGA
- a CDS encoding DUF4399 domain-containing protein, with the protein MKLLIAAALSACLAAPLWAGGETASNPEAKVYFANIQDGDTVTSPVTLVFGLSGMGVAPSGIAKENTGHHHLLIDRPPLGQGEDGADELAFGLPSDDNHLHFGGGQTEVTLELSPGRHTLQLVLGDAGHVPHSTPIISDQITITVE; encoded by the coding sequence ATGAAACTGCTGATTGCGGCTGCCTTGTCTGCCTGCCTGGCGGCCCCGCTCTGGGCTGGCGGCGAGACGGCCTCGAACCCGGAGGCCAAGGTCTATTTTGCAAATATCCAGGACGGGGACACGGTCACGTCGCCGGTGACGCTGGTCTTTGGCTTGTCGGGGATGGGAGTGGCGCCATCCGGGATTGCGAAGGAGAACACCGGCCATCATCACTTGCTGATCGACCGCCCGCCGCTGGGCCAGGGTGAAGATGGCGCGGACGAGCTGGCCTTTGGCCTGCCGTCGGATGACAACCACCTGCATTTCGGCGGCGGACAGACCGAGGTGACGCTGGAACTGTCCCCGGGCCGCCACACGCTGCAGCTGGTGCTGGGCGACGCAGGCCACGTGCCGCATTCGACTCCGATCATTTCGGATCAGATCACCATCACGGTGGAGTGA
- the nth gene encoding endonuclease III, which translates to MAKQLDYHTLREIFTRFQAAEPEPKGELEHVNAYTLVVAVALSAQATDAGVNKATQELFKIADTPQKMLDLGEERLIEHIKTIGLYRNKAKNVIKLSRILVEDYGGEVPNSRAALQSLPGVGRKTANVVLNMWWHYPAQAVDTHIFRVGNRSGICPGKDVDAVERAIEDNIPVDFQQHAHHWLILHGRYHCKARKPMCGSCLIRDLCMYEDKNL; encoded by the coding sequence ATGGCCAAGCAACTCGATTATCATACCCTCCGCGAGATCTTCACGCGGTTCCAGGCAGCTGAACCGGAACCCAAGGGCGAGCTGGAGCATGTCAACGCCTACACGCTGGTGGTGGCGGTGGCGCTTTCTGCGCAGGCAACCGATGCCGGCGTGAACAAGGCAACCCAAGAGCTGTTCAAGATCGCGGACACCCCGCAGAAAATGCTGGATCTGGGCGAGGAGCGCCTGATCGAGCATATCAAAACCATCGGCCTTTACCGCAACAAGGCCAAGAACGTGATCAAGCTGTCCCGGATCCTGGTCGAAGACTACGGCGGCGAGGTGCCCAACTCCCGCGCCGCGCTGCAGTCGCTGCCCGGCGTCGGCCGCAAGACCGCTAATGTCGTTCTGAATATGTGGTGGCATTACCCGGCCCAGGCAGTCGATACTCATATCTTTCGGGTCGGCAACCGCTCCGGCATCTGCCCGGGCAAAGATGTCGATGCCGTGGAACGCGCCATCGAGGACAATATCCCCGTGGACTTCCAGCAGCACGCCCATCATTGGCTGATCCTGCACGGCCGCTACCACTGCAAGGCGCGCAAGCCGATGTGCGGAAGCTGCCTCATCCGCGACCTCTGCATGTATGAGGACAAGAACCTTTGA
- a CDS encoding type 1 glutamine amidotransferase domain-containing protein: protein MPKIADAKILIIATHGFEQSELEFPRDQLRVKGAEVHVATLDGKPAKGWEGSDWGREAEADLKIADAKADGYDALVIPGGQINPDLLRVEDDVINLVKTFHDSGKVIAAVCHAPWVLAEAGVAKGRNMTSYHSIKTDISNAGANWKDAEVVTDQGIVTSRQPEDLKAFVSKIAEEIEEGTHPRAAA from the coding sequence ATGCCCAAAATCGCAGATGCAAAGATCCTGATCATTGCCACCCATGGGTTTGAGCAGTCGGAACTGGAATTTCCGCGCGACCAGCTGCGAGTGAAGGGCGCTGAGGTCCATGTCGCCACCCTCGACGGCAAGCCTGCCAAGGGCTGGGAAGGCAGCGACTGGGGCCGCGAGGCCGAGGCCGATCTGAAAATCGCTGATGCCAAGGCGGATGGATACGACGCGCTGGTGATCCCCGGCGGCCAAATCAATCCCGATCTGCTGCGGGTCGAGGACGATGTCATCAATCTGGTCAAGACCTTCCATGACAGCGGCAAGGTGATCGCCGCCGTGTGCCACGCGCCCTGGGTGCTGGCGGAGGCCGGCGTTGCCAAGGGCCGCAACATGACATCCTATCACTCGATCAAGACCGACATCTCCAATGCCGGCGCCAACTGGAAAGACGCCGAAGTCGTTACGGATCAGGGCATCGTGACCAGCCGCCAGCCCGAGGACCTGAAGGCGTTTGTGTCGAAGATCGCGGAAGAGATTGAGGAAGGCACGCACCCGCGCGCCGCAGCCTGA
- a CDS encoding class II aldolase/adducin family protein, with protein MTIMTPTPLQGRPANCSDAEWEARCELAAIYNALVKYRLTDQTNQWHSIRVPGEEALITHHYGWMHEEVTASNLVKVGFDRVNHNPENGEPNPSATEIGKLFFEAEPDKNCIMHIHTKAIMGVSAQAGGVGPYSQAYLMIGGGDVLGYTDYEFVCTEDFLSGLLEAGRGKKAVVEAWHGAFVFGSTAGEAFFRSFYLDQACAVQLEVQKAAACPGVAVRTIPEAEQKRHLRDMAASDWYGYEGELEWHANRRRLDLEAPHYKS; from the coding sequence ATGACCATCATGACACCCACCCCGTTGCAGGGCCGCCCGGCCAATTGCTCTGACGCCGAATGGGAGGCCCGCTGTGAGCTGGCTGCGATCTACAACGCGCTGGTCAAATACCGGCTGACGGATCAAACCAACCAGTGGCATTCGATCCGGGTGCCTGGTGAGGAGGCTTTGATCACCCATCACTATGGCTGGATGCATGAGGAGGTGACCGCGTCGAACCTGGTTAAGGTCGGCTTTGACCGGGTGAACCACAACCCGGAAAACGGCGAGCCGAACCCCTCGGCCACTGAGATCGGCAAGCTGTTCTTTGAGGCGGAGCCGGATAAAAACTGCATCATGCACATCCACACCAAGGCGATCATGGGAGTTTCGGCCCAGGCTGGCGGAGTGGGCCCGTACAGCCAGGCCTATCTGATGATCGGCGGCGGCGATGTTCTGGGCTACACTGACTATGAGTTCGTATGCACCGAGGATTTTCTGAGCGGTCTGCTGGAGGCGGGCCGCGGCAAGAAAGCGGTGGTCGAGGCCTGGCATGGTGCCTTTGTGTTCGGGTCCACAGCGGGCGAGGCCTTTTTCCGGTCCTTCTATCTGGACCAGGCTTGCGCGGTCCAGCTGGAGGTGCAGAAGGCGGCGGCCTGCCCGGGCGTGGCGGTCCGCACCATTCCCGAAGCTGAGCAGAAGCGCCATCTGCGTGATATGGCGGCCAGCGACTGGTACGGCTACGAGGGTGAGCTGGAGTGGCACGCCAACCGCCGGCGGCTGGATCTGGAGGCGCCGCATTACAAGAGCTGA
- a CDS encoding antibiotic biosynthesis monooxygenase family protein, translating into MIAVIFEVETAAGQREAYLEIAAELRPLLEQVDGFLSVERFQSLSAPEKLLSLSFWRDEAAVQRWRNLEEHRAAQAKGRAGVFADYRLRVAGVIRDYGMSTREAVPPDSRAVHG; encoded by the coding sequence ATGATTGCCGTGATTTTCGAGGTGGAGACCGCAGCCGGGCAGAGAGAGGCTTATCTGGAAATTGCCGCGGAGCTGCGGCCCTTACTGGAGCAGGTGGACGGTTTCCTGTCGGTGGAACGGTTCCAGAGCCTGAGCGCGCCGGAAAAACTCCTGTCGCTGTCGTTCTGGCGCGACGAGGCTGCGGTGCAGCGCTGGCGAAACCTGGAGGAGCACCGGGCCGCTCAGGCCAAGGGGCGGGCCGGGGTCTTTGCGGACTACCGGCTGCGGGTGGCGGGTGTGATCCGGGATTACGGTATGTCCACGCGGGAAGCTGTGCCTCCTGACAGCCGTGCCGTTCACGGCTGA
- a CDS encoding NIPSNAP family protein, which produces MLTCIIRYHIDPAKKAQFEEYARNWGQAIPRCGADLVGYYAPHEGSSTLAYGIYNVGSLAEYEAYRARLARDPLGRENYEFAQRERFLLREDRTWLKLASAPHGQAG; this is translated from the coding sequence ATGCTGACCTGCATCATCCGCTATCACATCGACCCCGCCAAAAAAGCGCAGTTTGAGGAATACGCCCGCAATTGGGGTCAGGCGATCCCGCGCTGCGGGGCCGACCTGGTGGGGTATTACGCGCCGCATGAGGGCTCCTCGACGCTGGCCTACGGGATCTACAACGTGGGGAGCCTGGCGGAGTATGAGGCCTACCGGGCGCGGCTGGCGCGGGATCCGCTGGGGCGCGAGAATTATGAGTTTGCGCAGCGCGAACGGTTTTTGCTGCGCGAGGACCGGACCTGGCTGAAGCTGGCTTCAGCGCCGCATGGGCAGGCAGGGTGA
- a CDS encoding MarR family winged helix-turn-helix transcriptional regulator, with the protein MDHVDFITQQWGQERPDLDVTAMGVIGRVARLYLAYQREMHKTFAEFGLNAAKFDVLATLRRSGAPYTLSPGELLKATMVASGTMTNRIDRLEADGLVKRDVNPEDSRSFLVGLTEEGFALIDRAVTAHVQTQKRLLAGLSAAEVEALTGLLSKAQAAADRSETKHSG; encoded by the coding sequence ATGGATCATGTGGATTTTATCACCCAGCAATGGGGGCAAGAGCGGCCGGACCTGGACGTCACGGCCATGGGCGTTATCGGCCGGGTGGCGCGGCTGTACCTGGCTTACCAGCGCGAGATGCATAAGACTTTTGCCGAATTCGGGCTGAATGCGGCCAAGTTCGATGTGCTGGCCACATTGCGCCGGTCGGGTGCGCCCTACACGCTGTCGCCGGGTGAACTGCTGAAGGCGACGATGGTGGCTTCCGGCACCATGACCAACCGGATCGACCGGCTGGAGGCGGACGGGCTGGTCAAGCGGGACGTGAACCCGGAGGACAGCCGCAGTTTCCTGGTCGGCTTGACGGAGGAGGGGTTTGCGCTGATCGACCGGGCGGTGACAGCACATGTGCAGACCCAGAAACGGCTTCTGGCAGGGCTGAGCGCTGCGGAGGTGGAAGCGTTGACCGGGCTTTTGAGCAAGGCCCAGGCAGCAGCTGATCGGTCTGAAACAAAGCATTCCGGCTGA